A genomic stretch from Sphingomonas sp. HDW15A includes:
- a CDS encoding arginine N-succinyltransferase: MTRRIRAARPDDLRALYDLSKLTGGGFTNLPADRPTLEKKLERSEAGFGRKGETAGDDLYVFVLEDIESKSIRGTCQVFGAVGTDRPFYSYLISTLTQKSEELGRIFRNQTLNLTTDLEGSSEVGGLFLHPHERAGGLGMLLARSRYLFIKQHRPRFGDVVLAELRGVMDQGGNSPFWDAIGGRFFGMSFPEADEFNAVHGTQFIADLFPKSPIYVSMLPESAQSVIGQPHPTGRAAMKMLEHENFDWDGYVDIFDGGPTVTARTDKIRTVRDSEWQLVGGSASGGETMIIAAGTYHHFAACYGQVQRTANGELLVDDNALRALDIGPGDRVLVAPR, translated from the coding sequence GGCTGCGCGGCCCGACGACCTTCGCGCGCTTTACGATCTCAGCAAGCTGACCGGCGGCGGGTTCACCAACCTTCCCGCGGACCGGCCCACGCTGGAAAAGAAACTGGAGCGGTCGGAAGCCGGCTTCGGCCGGAAAGGCGAGACTGCGGGCGACGACCTTTACGTGTTCGTGCTCGAGGATATCGAAAGCAAATCGATCCGCGGCACTTGCCAGGTGTTCGGCGCGGTTGGCACCGACCGGCCGTTTTATTCTTACCTGATTTCGACCCTCACCCAGAAGAGCGAGGAACTCGGTCGGATTTTTCGCAACCAGACCCTCAACCTCACGACCGACCTTGAGGGGTCGAGCGAGGTCGGCGGCCTTTTTCTCCACCCGCATGAACGGGCAGGCGGTCTCGGGATGCTTCTCGCACGCTCGCGCTATCTGTTCATCAAGCAGCATCGGCCGCGCTTCGGGGATGTCGTGCTCGCCGAGCTTCGCGGAGTGATGGACCAGGGCGGCAACTCGCCCTTCTGGGACGCGATCGGCGGTCGCTTCTTTGGAATGAGCTTTCCGGAAGCCGACGAGTTCAATGCCGTCCATGGGACCCAGTTCATCGCCGACCTGTTCCCGAAATCGCCGATTTACGTCTCCATGCTTCCGGAAAGCGCTCAGTCCGTAATTGGTCAGCCACATCCCACCGGCCGGGCTGCGATGAAGATGCTGGAGCACGAAAATTTCGACTGGGACGGTTATGTCGACATCTTCGACGGAGGGCCGACAGTCACCGCACGCACGGACAAGATCCGCACGGTGCGCGATTCCGAATGGCAACTCGTGGGCGGCAGCGCCAGCGGCGGCGAGACCATGATCATCGCAGCTGGCACATATCACCACTTCGCCGCTTGCTATGGCCAAGTGCAACGGACTGCCAACGGCGAGCTTCTCGTCGACGACAATGCCCTTCGGGCGCTTGACATCGGCCCCGGCGACCGGGTGCTGGTCGCGCCGCGATGA
- a CDS encoding N-succinylarginine dihydrolase: MIREINFDGIVGPSHNYAGLSLGNLASSRHAGHVSRPRAAALQGIEKMRANLALGLAQGILVPQPRPATGWLASLGVTFDDAEPVLAANAMSASSMWAANAATVSPAPDTSDGRCHLTVANLQTMPHRSHEWRATLAQLRLAFAAPAFTVHAPVPSFGDEGAANHMRLAPSHGQPGVEIFVYGVSGGPFPARQHLEASKAVARLHRLDPDRTYFAAQSDSAIAAGAFHNDVVAVASGRVLFAHEQAFADKAALFDWCEARIDGFELVEVAAADVSLGDAITSYLFNSQLVILEDGTTTLVAPTECAETPSVKAWIDRHLASNGAIRRVEYVDVRQSMANGGGPACLRLRVQCDPVEVDPRFLVDDAKLDRLEKVIEAHWPSEAHSGAIQDPAFVQTVVAARRTLLAELGLETLEESE, from the coding sequence ATGATCCGCGAAATCAATTTCGACGGGATTGTCGGCCCGAGTCACAATTATGCCGGACTGAGCCTTGGCAATCTCGCTTCCTCACGCCACGCCGGACACGTTTCGAGGCCGCGTGCAGCGGCTCTGCAGGGCATTGAGAAAATGCGCGCCAACCTGGCGCTCGGCCTCGCCCAAGGCATTCTCGTTCCGCAGCCGCGACCCGCCACCGGATGGCTGGCAAGCCTCGGCGTGACATTCGACGATGCCGAGCCGGTGCTTGCGGCCAATGCCATGAGCGCATCGTCAATGTGGGCTGCCAACGCCGCGACGGTAAGCCCGGCCCCCGACACCTCTGACGGCCGCTGCCATCTTACCGTCGCCAATCTCCAGACCATGCCGCATCGCAGTCACGAATGGCGGGCGACCTTGGCGCAGCTGCGGCTGGCATTCGCCGCCCCGGCATTCACGGTTCATGCGCCCGTGCCCTCCTTCGGTGACGAAGGGGCGGCCAACCACATGCGGCTTGCTCCTTCGCATGGCCAGCCGGGGGTCGAGATTTTCGTATACGGCGTTTCAGGCGGTCCTTTCCCCGCCCGGCAGCATCTCGAAGCATCCAAAGCCGTCGCCCGCCTTCACCGGCTGGATCCTGACCGAACATATTTTGCGGCGCAGAGCGATTCGGCCATCGCTGCCGGGGCCTTCCACAACGATGTCGTCGCAGTTGCCAGCGGGCGCGTGCTTTTCGCGCACGAGCAGGCCTTCGCGGACAAGGCGGCATTGTTCGATTGGTGCGAAGCACGGATCGACGGGTTCGAGCTTGTCGAGGTTGCGGCGGCCGACGTCTCGCTCGGTGACGCGATCACGTCCTACCTCTTCAATTCGCAGCTGGTGATCCTCGAAGATGGAACGACCACCCTCGTCGCGCCGACCGAATGCGCCGAGACGCCAAGCGTGAAGGCATGGATCGACCGCCATCTCGCCTCCAACGGCGCGATCCGCCGGGTCGAATATGTCGATGTCCGCCAATCCATGGCCAACGGGGGAGGCCCGGCTTGCCTGCGCCTTCGTGTGCAGTGCGATCCGGTCGAGGTCGATCCGCGGTTTTTGGTCGACGATGCCAAGCTTGATCGTCTGGAAAAGGTGATCGAGGCGCATTGGCCGAGCGAGGCCCATTCAGGCGCGATCCAGGACCCTGCCTTCGTCCAGACTGTCGTCGCTGCGCGGCGCACATTGCTGGCCGAGCTTGGGCTGGAGACACTCGAAGAGTCGGAATAG